The stretch of DNA TCGCCGGATGGCGGCGGGTGACCGATGCTGTCCATGCCGACGGCGGGCGGATCATCGCCCAGATCATGCACGCTGGCCGTGTCACCCATCCCGAGACCAACGGCGGGCACCCGGTGGTGGCTCCCAGCGCCGTCGCAGTTGACGGGTTCACCCACAGCTATACGGGGAAGCTTCCNTACCCCGTGCCAACGGCTCTAGAAACCAACGATCTACCCGGGATCATCGAGGAGTTTGTCCAGGCCTCCCACAATGCCATCGCCGCCGGATTCGACGGCGTAGAGCTCCACGGCGCCAACGGCTATCTTCTGCATGAATTCCTAGCNCCCTCAGCCAACCAACGCACAGATGCCTACGGCAGCAGTCCTCAAAACCGGGCCCGTCTGGTCATTGAGACTGTCACTGCCGTGGCTGCCGCGATCGGGGCTGGGCGGACGTGGCTGCGTATTTCNCCCGAACACAACGTCCAAGGCGCTTTNGAGACCGACCCCGCCGCGACCCTTGCTACATACTCTGCTCTGGCGGATGGGATCGCTCCACTGGGACTTGCTGGGCTCAGCATTTTGCACAAGGACCCATCAGGGACATTAGTGCAGGAGCTCCGCACCCGCTTTGGTGGACCGGTACTCTTAAACACCGGTTTCGGAACCGTCACAACACTCCAGGACGCACTCGAGGTGGCAAATAATGGCTGGGGCGACGCCGTGGTGGTTGGCAGGCCCGTCCTAGCTAATCCAGATCTGGCCCGGCGCTGGCAGGAGGGCCTGCCNCTGAACGAGCCCCATCAGTCCACCTTCTACTCCGACGGCGCGAAGGGGTACACGGACTACCCGTTCTGGGCTAACTAAACTCACCAGCTGCCCCATTAGCGGTGCTTGAACTCTGCCGGGCGCTTTTGCATAAACGCGGCCATGCCTTCTTNTTGGTCCTCGGTGGCAAAGCAGGAGTAAATGAAACGGCGCTCCATATGAACACCTTCAACCAGGGTTGTTTCGAACGCGGCGTTGACTGCTTCCTTGGCAATCATGGCCACTGGNNCGGACATGGAGGCGATGGTCTCTGCAGTGATCATCGCCTCCTCCAGCAGAGTATCCACAGGGACAACCCGGGCCACCAGCCCTGCCTGTTCGGCCTCGAGCGCACCCATGACCCTGCCGGTCAACACCATTTCCATGGCTTTCGCCTTACCAATGGCACGGGTCAACCGTTGTGAGCCACCCATACCGGGGATGACCCCAAGTTTGATTTCGGGCTGGCCAAACTTGGCGTTATCCGCCGCAATGATGAAATCGGCAATCATGGCTAGTTCGCAACCACCGCCCAGAGCATGGCCAGCCACTGCAGCAATCATGGGTGTGCGGACACGCGCCAGCTCATCCCAGGCGCCAAACCAGTTATCCAGGTACATCTCTACCGAGGATTTCCCCGCCATTTCCTTGATGTCGGCCCCGGCGGCAAAGGCACGCGATGAGCCTGTGATGACAATGGCACCAACACCAACGTCTGCGTCAAAGGTCTGGGCCGCGGCAAGGATTTCCTTGCCCATGGCATCGCTGAGCGCATTCAACGCCTCGGGCCGGTTGAGCGTTATCAGCCCCACCCGGCCACGTTGTTCGGTCAGGATCAAGGAGTACTGCGTCATGATATGAGGTTCCGTTCAGTTCATAAGTTAGGTAGAAGATCTGGCCAGCTCATCCTGCCGGAAACCTGACCAGCCAATGAGCTAGGCTCAGCCGTTGCCTT from Arthrobacter polaris encodes:
- a CDS encoding alkene reductase, with protein sequence MNLFTPVTLGDLHLPNRLVMAPLTRSRSGVDGVPGDIVVEYYRQRASMGLLTSEGVYPSFAGQGFVRQPGLVTEAQIAGWRRVTDAVHADGGRIIAQIMHAGRVTHPETNGGHPVVAPSAVAVDGFTHSYTGKLPYPVPTALETNDLPGIIEEFVQASHNAIAAGFDGVELHGANGYLLHEFLAPSANQRTDAYGSSPQNRARLVIETVTAVAAAIGAGRTWLRISPEHNVQGAXETDPAATLATYSALADGIAPLGLAGLSILHKDPSGTLVQELRTRFGGPVLLNTGFGTVTTLQDALEVANNGWGDAVVVGRPVLANPDLARRWQEGLPLNEPHQSTFYSDGAKGYTDYPFWAN
- a CDS encoding enoyl-CoA hydratase; its protein translation is MTQYSLILTEQRGRVGLITLNRPEALNALSDAMGKEILAAAQTFDADVGVGAIVITGSSRAFAAGADIKEMAGKSSVEMYLDNWFGAWDELARVRTPMIAAVAGHALGGGCELAMIADFIIAADNAKFGQPEIKLGVIPGMGGSQRLTRAIGKAKAMEMVLTGRVMGALEAEQAGLVARVVPVDTLLEEAMITAETIASMSXPVAMIAKEAVNAAFETTLVEGVHMERRFIYSCFATEDQXEGMAAFMQKRPAEFKHR